Proteins encoded by one window of Halobaculum halobium:
- a CDS encoding aldehyde dehydrogenase family protein produces MSRDDDVYQHYIDGEWTDGTGEETFTSENPANGDELGKFRRGTEADVDRAVAAADDAFEEWKELSHIDRAEYLWDIYHELKERHQELGEIVTMECGKEISEGKADVTEAWHMVEWAAGDARHPKGDVVPSEIPSKDAYMRRKPRGVVGCITPWNFPVAIPFWHMAVALVEGNTVVFKPAEQTPWCAQILAEMFEDAGVPDGVFNLVQGFGDAGNAIVEDDRVDTVLFTGSAEVGHKIASKVGGEPGKLAACEMGGKNNIVVTENADLDTAVHSATMSSFKTTGQRCVSSERIVVHEDVYDEFKERFVENAQNVAVGDPLDENTFMGPLIEPEHKQKVSQYNQLAKDEGVTVLVDREELDDSEIPEGHEEGHWVGPFVYEADPHEDLRCTHEEVFGPHVALLKYSGDIEEAVDIHNDTDYGLAGAIISEDYRQINYFRDNAEIGLAYGNLPCIGAEVHLPFGGVKKSGNGYPSAREVIEAVTERTAWTLNNSKDIEMAQGLSADIKTKDD; encoded by the coding sequence ATGAGCCGAGACGACGACGTCTACCAGCACTACATCGACGGTGAGTGGACCGACGGGACGGGCGAGGAGACGTTCACCAGCGAGAATCCCGCCAACGGCGACGAATTAGGCAAGTTCCGCCGCGGCACTGAGGCCGACGTCGACCGCGCGGTCGCGGCCGCCGACGACGCCTTCGAAGAGTGGAAAGAACTCTCTCACATCGACCGCGCCGAGTACCTCTGGGACATCTACCACGAACTCAAAGAGCGCCATCAAGAGCTCGGCGAGATCGTCACCATGGAGTGCGGCAAAGAGATCTCCGAAGGGAAAGCGGACGTGACCGAGGCGTGGCACATGGTCGAGTGGGCCGCCGGCGACGCTCGCCACCCCAAGGGCGATGTCGTTCCCTCCGAAATCCCCAGCAAAGACGCCTACATGCGCCGGAAGCCCCGGGGCGTGGTCGGCTGTATCACCCCGTGGAACTTCCCGGTCGCCATTCCGTTCTGGCACATGGCCGTCGCGCTCGTCGAGGGCAACACGGTCGTGTTCAAGCCCGCCGAGCAGACGCCCTGGTGTGCGCAGATCCTCGCGGAGATGTTCGAGGACGCGGGCGTCCCGGACGGCGTGTTCAACCTCGTGCAAGGCTTCGGCGACGCGGGCAACGCCATCGTCGAGGACGACCGCGTCGACACCGTCCTGTTCACGGGGTCGGCCGAGGTCGGCCACAAGATCGCCAGCAAGGTCGGCGGCGAGCCGGGCAAGCTCGCGGCCTGTGAGATGGGCGGGAAAAACAACATCGTCGTCACCGAGAACGCTGACCTCGACACGGCGGTCCACTCCGCGACGATGTCCTCCTTCAAGACGACGGGCCAGCGCTGTGTGTCGAGCGAGCGCATCGTGGTCCACGAGGACGTGTACGACGAGTTCAAGGAGCGCTTCGTCGAGAACGCACAGAACGTCGCGGTGGGCGACCCGCTGGACGAGAACACGTTCATGGGCCCGCTCATCGAACCCGAGCACAAACAGAAGGTCTCGCAGTACAACCAACTCGCGAAAGACGAGGGCGTGACCGTGCTGGTCGACCGCGAGGAACTGGACGATTCGGAGATTCCCGAGGGCCACGAGGAGGGCCACTGGGTGGGGCCGTTCGTGTACGAGGCGGACCCCCACGAGGACCTGCGGTGCACCCACGAGGAGGTCTTCGGCCCGCACGTCGCCCTGCTGAAGTACAGCGGCGACATCGAGGAGGCGGTCGACATCCACAACGACACCGACTACGGCCTCGCGGGCGCGATCATCTCGGAGGACTACCGGCAGATCAACTACTTCCGGGACAACGCCGAGATCGGCCTGGCGTACGGGAACCTGCCGTGCATCGGCGCGGAGGTGCACCTCCCGTTCGGCGGCGTGAAGAAATCCGGAAACGGATACCCGTCGGCGCGGGAGGTAATCGAAGCGGTGACCGAGCGGACTGCCTGGACGCTCAACAACTCCAAAGACATCGAGATGGCACAGGGGCTCTCGGCCGACATCAAGACCAAAGACGACTGA
- a CDS encoding DUF4112 domain-containing protein has translation MTDPESLTMDLPESADEPALRRVKTVARVMDEAVEIPGTGIRVGLDPVLGVVPGAGDAVAASISLYVVAEAAYLGVPLSTVVRMLANVTADAVLGSIPVVGPVFDTFLKANKWNVSYIEEFVADAGDDDVEGAVDAPADEDDGPVTIEIAEE, from the coding sequence ATGACCGACCCCGAGTCGCTCACGATGGATCTGCCCGAATCGGCCGACGAACCGGCGCTGCGGCGCGTGAAGACCGTCGCCCGCGTGATGGACGAGGCGGTCGAGATCCCGGGGACCGGGATCCGCGTCGGGCTCGACCCCGTGCTCGGCGTGGTACCCGGCGCCGGCGACGCCGTCGCCGCGAGTATCTCGCTATACGTCGTCGCCGAGGCCGCCTACCTCGGCGTCCCGCTGTCGACGGTGGTCCGCATGCTCGCGAACGTCACCGCCGACGCAGTGCTCGGGTCGATCCCCGTCGTCGGGCCGGTGTTCGACACGTTCCTCAAGGCGAACAAATGGAACGTCTCCTACATCGAGGAGTTCGTCGCCGACGCCGGCGACGACGACGTTGAAGGCGCCGTCGACGCGCCCGCCGACGAGGATGACGGGCCCGTCACCATCGAGATCGCCGAGGAGTGA
- a CDS encoding RIO1 family regulatory kinase/ATPase domain-containing protein has protein sequence MDFQRLLRGTVEWDRLEAVARVLADRYGGGSARVEFLNADNWLSTPFILHAGGDDYFVKVVSRQNSVVHALFTAGRNAGAFASGTEGFFAHFGTPAEMARHELEATEEMRAIGVNAPEPVEALEIDGLGVLVVEYLPAFRPLDELDADAERELAPELFCALRCLHDNGLAHGDLRAENVLILDGDLFFIDATSVREPGVLDAREYDLACGLAALEPLIGAADAVGAALSAYPLEDVLAAREYLDFVAIRPDHDFDGPGLKGEIEKRAAERSAVASGDGDRREP, from the coding sequence ATGGACTTCCAGCGGCTCCTCCGCGGGACCGTCGAGTGGGACCGGCTGGAGGCGGTCGCGCGCGTCCTCGCCGACCGCTACGGCGGCGGGAGCGCACGCGTGGAGTTCCTCAACGCCGACAACTGGCTGTCGACGCCGTTCATCTTGCACGCCGGCGGCGACGACTACTTCGTGAAAGTGGTGAGCCGGCAGAACTCCGTCGTGCACGCGCTGTTCACCGCCGGGCGCAACGCCGGCGCGTTCGCCTCCGGCACCGAGGGTTTCTTCGCGCACTTCGGCACGCCCGCGGAGATGGCGCGCCACGAGTTGGAGGCGACCGAGGAGATGCGCGCCATCGGCGTGAACGCCCCCGAGCCGGTGGAGGCGCTGGAGATCGACGGCCTCGGAGTGCTCGTCGTCGAGTATCTCCCGGCGTTTCGCCCCCTCGACGAGCTCGACGCCGACGCCGAGCGCGAGCTCGCACCGGAGCTGTTCTGCGCGCTGCGCTGTCTGCACGACAACGGTCTCGCCCACGGCGACTTGCGCGCGGAGAACGTGCTCATCCTCGACGGCGACCTCTTCTTCATCGACGCGACGAGCGTCCGGGAGCCGGGCGTGCTCGATGCCCGCGAGTACGACCTCGCGTGCGGGCTGGCGGCGCTGGAGCCGCTGATCGGCGCCGCCGACGCGGTCGGGGCGGCGTTGTCGGCGTACCCGCTCGAAGACGTGCTCGCCGCGCGCGAGTACCTGGATTTCGTCGCCATCCGCCCGGACCACGACTTCGACGGACCGGGACTGAAAGGGGAGATCGAGAAACGCGCGGCCGAACGTAGTGCGGTCGCGAGCGGAGACGGCGACCGCCGCGAGCCGTAG
- a CDS encoding acyl-CoA dehydrogenase family protein — translation MNFDLPAEHRMIRDQVREFCEEEIAPIAQEIEDEHRFPEEIFDQLGQLDMMGVPISEEYGGLGGDTLLYAVVAEELGRVSGGVGLSYVAHTSLGAKPIELFGTDGQKEEWLRPLAEGEEMGAWALTEPGSGSDASDMDTTAERDGDEYVLNGTKQFITNASVANSVLVKAVTDSDAGYDGISTFIVDPDDAGFEVTTVWDKMGLNCSPTCEIQLDDVRIPEERLLGEEGEGWTQTMKTLEGGRISIAALSTGLAQGAYEAAKEYSGEREQFGKPISKFDAVRDMVVDMHRKTERARLLTHKAAAKYDAGESVTRASALAKLDASEAAREVAEDSVQVHGGYGYTTDFPPQRFYRDAKLMEIGEGTSEIQHLIIGRELGL, via the coding sequence ATGAACTTTGATCTACCCGCGGAACACCGGATGATCCGGGATCAGGTGCGGGAGTTCTGTGAGGAGGAGATCGCTCCCATCGCCCAGGAGATCGAAGACGAACACCGCTTCCCCGAGGAGATATTCGACCAGCTCGGGCAGCTCGACATGATGGGCGTCCCGATCTCCGAGGAGTACGGCGGGCTCGGCGGCGACACCCTGCTGTACGCGGTCGTCGCCGAGGAACTCGGGCGCGTCTCCGGCGGCGTCGGGCTCTCGTACGTGGCACACACCTCGCTGGGCGCCAAGCCGATCGAGCTGTTCGGCACCGACGGGCAGAAGGAGGAGTGGCTCCGGCCGCTGGCGGAGGGCGAGGAGATGGGTGCGTGGGCGCTCACCGAGCCCGGCTCGGGATCGGACGCCTCCGACATGGACACCACCGCGGAGAGAGACGGCGACGAGTACGTCCTGAACGGCACGAAGCAGTTCATCACGAACGCCAGCGTCGCCAACTCCGTTCTCGTGAAGGCCGTCACCGACTCCGACGCCGGCTACGACGGCATCTCGACGTTCATCGTCGACCCCGACGACGCCGGCTTCGAAGTGACGACCGTCTGGGACAAGATGGGACTCAACTGCTCCCCGACCTGCGAGATCCAGCTGGACGACGTGCGGATCCCGGAGGAGCGTCTTCTCGGCGAGGAAGGCGAGGGATGGACGCAGACGATGAAGACGCTGGAGGGCGGTCGCATCTCCATCGCCGCGCTGTCGACGGGGCTCGCGCAGGGCGCCTACGAGGCGGCCAAGGAGTATTCCGGGGAGCGCGAGCAGTTCGGCAAGCCGATCTCGAAGTTCGACGCCGTCCGCGACATGGTCGTCGATATGCACCGAAAGACCGAGCGCGCGCGGCTGCTCACCCACAAGGCGGCGGCGAAATACGACGCCGGCGAGTCCGTGACGCGCGCGTCCGCGCTCGCGAAGCTCGACGCCAGCGAGGCCGCCCGCGAGGTCGCCGAGGACTCGGTTCAGGTCCACGGCGGCTACGGCTACACCACCGACTTCCCACCCCAGCGGTTCTACCGCGACGCGAAGCTGATGGAGATCGGCGAGGGGACCAGCGAGATCCAGCATCTCATCATCGGTCGCGAACTCGGCCTCTAG
- a CDS encoding histidine kinase N-terminal 7TM domain-containing protein: MVTDLAILPVAAFGSALVAAAAGGLAYVRTRERTDHAGAAIAATLGLVATWATAFGLQLLAGTTAAGPGLLTLKWLVAAPVATTSLLFAITYAGYGEWLTPPRIAALAVEPALAGALAVVNPGGIFFAGSDLRTVRGVTVLVADPGPALVAHVAYGVLATVVFVSLLGRIAVRSSGTYRTQAAVLCLGTTTPAVTATLFVLRPPWAPPFDTTPLGFGAVSLLLLVAMARFNLFDVASVAHQTVFAGLDDAIVVVDEDGRVLETNPSARDAFGLDPDAVGADAERVLPDAVVETDLLDGGDAEVMLDGDGDGTPLDAEGMAFGDPSTDPTYFEATCESLGREGLRLLVFRDVSQRTEMQRRYRAYVEHSEDIVAVTDADGVFEYVSPAVETVLGYDPERLEGGVFTDYVHPDDRRSVAEPFAESLHRPGERVRLSCRIEHRDGGWRILDGVGVNRFDDPHIGGYLLTLRDETRRDRYEQRLHVLTRVLRHDLRNELNVVHGYADVIETTGDDETADYAERIQRSAERLASLGTRVRGIDQTLRRTDHGGRPVDVTRVVREVLERARDRFPEMTVTVETDDGDAIAYADELLATAVWNVVENASHHREGDQTRVAVTLSAGCDTVELRIADDGPGIPAEDREAVESGHETQLRHASGLGLWLVRWIVDGVDGELSFVDGADADAEPIDDVGTVVVLRLRAAEGESVTTTPVEQMAPWGVASAGAEGGDDRGDDAGAFGEPVAPQPSRDD; this comes from the coding sequence ATGGTCACCGACTTAGCTATTCTCCCCGTCGCCGCATTCGGCTCCGCACTGGTGGCGGCCGCTGCGGGGGGGCTCGCGTACGTTCGAACTCGCGAGCGGACGGACCACGCCGGCGCCGCCATCGCCGCGACGCTTGGACTCGTCGCCACGTGGGCGACCGCGTTCGGTCTCCAGTTACTGGCCGGAACGACAGCCGCGGGTCCGGGACTGCTCACGCTGAAGTGGCTCGTCGCCGCGCCCGTGGCCACCACGTCGCTGCTGTTCGCGATCACGTACGCCGGCTACGGCGAGTGGCTGACGCCGCCGCGTATCGCCGCGCTCGCCGTCGAGCCAGCGCTCGCCGGTGCGCTGGCCGTGGTGAACCCCGGTGGTATCTTCTTCGCCGGGAGCGATCTGCGGACCGTCCGCGGGGTGACCGTCCTCGTCGCCGACCCCGGGCCGGCGCTCGTCGCACACGTCGCGTACGGAGTGCTCGCCACGGTGGTGTTCGTCTCGCTGTTGGGGCGGATCGCAGTGCGCTCGTCCGGCACGTATCGCACGCAGGCGGCCGTGCTGTGCCTCGGAACGACGACCCCCGCCGTGACCGCCACGCTGTTCGTCCTCCGGCCGCCGTGGGCGCCGCCGTTCGACACGACGCCGCTCGGGTTCGGCGCGGTGAGCCTGCTGTTGCTGGTCGCGATGGCTCGATTCAACCTCTTCGACGTGGCGTCTGTCGCCCACCAGACGGTGTTCGCCGGACTCGACGACGCGATCGTCGTCGTCGACGAGGACGGGCGGGTGCTCGAGACGAACCCTTCCGCCCGCGACGCGTTCGGGCTCGACCCCGACGCGGTCGGCGCGGACGCCGAGCGCGTGCTGCCGGACGCAGTCGTCGAAACCGACCTGCTCGACGGCGGCGACGCCGAGGTCATGCTCGACGGCGACGGGGACGGGACCCCCCTCGACGCCGAGGGCATGGCGTTCGGCGACCCGTCGACGGACCCGACGTATTTCGAGGCGACCTGCGAGTCGCTCGGGCGCGAGGGGCTCCGGCTGCTCGTGTTCCGCGACGTGAGCCAGCGAACGGAGATGCAGCGACGCTACCGGGCGTACGTCGAGCACTCCGAGGACATCGTCGCGGTCACGGACGCCGACGGCGTCTTCGAATACGTCAGCCCCGCCGTCGAGACCGTGCTCGGCTACGATCCCGAGCGGCTCGAAGGCGGCGTGTTCACCGACTACGTCCACCCGGACGACCGCCGGTCGGTCGCCGAACCGTTCGCCGAGAGCCTGCATCGCCCCGGCGAGCGCGTCCGCCTCTCCTGTCGGATCGAGCACCGAGACGGCGGGTGGCGAATCCTCGACGGCGTCGGGGTGAACCGGTTCGACGATCCCCACATCGGCGGGTACCTGTTGACCCTCCGAGACGAGACGCGTCGGGACCGATACGAACAGCGGCTGCACGTGCTGACGCGCGTCCTCAGACACGACCTCCGCAACGAGCTCAACGTCGTGCACGGGTACGCGGACGTGATCGAGACTACCGGCGACGACGAGACGGCAGACTACGCCGAGCGTATCCAACGATCGGCCGAGCGCCTCGCCTCCCTGGGAACCCGCGTTCGCGGCATCGACCAGACGCTGCGTCGGACTGACCACGGCGGCCGGCCGGTCGACGTGACGCGCGTCGTCCGCGAGGTGCTCGAGCGCGCCCGCGATCGGTTCCCGGAGATGACGGTGACCGTCGAAACCGACGACGGCGACGCGATCGCGTACGCCGACGAACTGCTCGCAACTGCGGTGTGGAACGTCGTGGAGAACGCCAGCCACCACCGCGAGGGCGACCAGACCCGGGTGGCGGTCACGCTGTCCGCCGGCTGCGACACGGTCGAACTCCGGATCGCGGACGACGGACCCGGGATCCCCGCAGAGGACCGCGAGGCCGTCGAGTCGGGCCACGAGACGCAGCTTCGCCACGCCAGCGGGCTCGGCCTCTGGCTCGTCAGGTGGATCGTCGACGGCGTCGACGGCGAACTCTCGTTCGTCGACGGCGCCGACGCCGACGCCGAGCCGATCGACGACGTAGGGACGGTCGTCGTCCTTCGCCTGCGCGCGGCGGAGGGAGAGTCGGTGACGACGACGCCCGTCGAACAGATGGCGCCGTGGGGCGTCGCCAGCGCGGGCGCCGAAGGAGGCGACGACCGAGGCGACGACGCGGGGGCGTTCGGGGAGCCGGTCGCACCGCAGCCGTCTCGCGACGACTGA
- a CDS encoding sugar phosphate isomerase/epimerase family protein: MDADIGFVTQLGMDHQEAVATAADHGYDYVEVMLDGAGARNRLAPRRDELRAALADRGIDCTVHLPFGSIDPGSPFDAVRSGAVAELEAHLDLAADLGAAKATVHPTTDAWGPAHDDETVGDAVVESVRRLDAYAADRGVELVAENIPKGRFDTNRIGELLDRTDVSMCLDTGHARVDGRDDGGIAALIDERADRISHFHLNDVRGPSDEHLPIGAGFVDFARLFRALPDDWTGTLSAEVFTRDAGYLGHSLDRVKESLSAAEADDPHDVNGTGSSGTGGDTEVGE; encoded by the coding sequence ATGGACGCCGACATCGGGTTCGTCACCCAACTCGGGATGGACCACCAGGAGGCGGTCGCGACGGCGGCCGATCACGGCTACGACTACGTCGAGGTGATGCTCGACGGCGCGGGCGCGCGGAACCGACTCGCCCCGCGTCGCGACGAACTCCGGGCCGCGCTGGCCGACCGCGGGATCGACTGCACGGTCCACCTCCCGTTCGGCTCGATCGACCCCGGCTCCCCGTTCGACGCGGTTCGATCCGGCGCCGTCGCCGAGCTGGAGGCGCACCTCGACCTCGCGGCGGATCTCGGGGCGGCGAAGGCGACGGTGCACCCGACGACGGACGCGTGGGGACCCGCCCACGACGACGAGACGGTCGGCGACGCCGTCGTCGAGTCGGTCCGCCGCCTCGACGCGTACGCCGCCGACCGCGGCGTAGAGCTGGTGGCCGAAAACATCCCGAAGGGCCGCTTCGACACGAACCGGATCGGCGAACTGCTCGACCGCACCGACGTGTCGATGTGCCTCGACACCGGCCACGCCCGCGTCGACGGTCGCGACGACGGCGGCATCGCGGCGCTGATCGACGAGCGCGCCGACCGGATCTCGCATTTCCACCTGAACGACGTGCGCGGCCCGAGCGACGAACACCTCCCCATCGGCGCCGGGTTCGTCGACTTCGCGCGGCTGTTTCGGGCGCTCCCGGACGACTGGACGGGGACGCTCTCGGCGGAGGTGTTCACCCGCGACGCCGGCTATCTCGGCCACAGCCTCGACCGGGTCAAAGAGTCGCTTTCGGCGGCCGAGGCCGACGATCCCCACGACGTCAACGGAACCGGCTCCAGCGGAACCGGCGGCGACACCGAGGTGGGCGAGTGA
- a CDS encoding carbohydrate kinase family protein — protein sequence MSRLVVGECIVDLHPEGAESGAHGDAGTYIRRPGGAPANVAVGLARLGEAPDLWTRLGRDGFGDFLAETLREERVPDTYVERDPDAPTGLAVVALDADGDRSFSLYLDGTASTGLEPGRVGDDALAAVDWLHVGGVELAHEPARSAVFDLLERTPDAVTVSFDPNARPSLWREFDYADTLARALPNVDVLVASAEDLDPAGYEGTAETVASAVVADGPHTALVTRGAAGAYARATADAPWGAGHADHPGFDAGVIDTTGAGDAFTAGAIEALDGGASLSDALRFANAVGARATTAQGAMAALPRCEEVDSFLDDR from the coding sequence GTGAGCCGACTCGTCGTCGGCGAGTGTATCGTCGACCTCCATCCCGAGGGGGCCGAGTCGGGCGCCCACGGCGACGCCGGGACGTATATCAGACGGCCCGGCGGTGCGCCCGCGAACGTCGCCGTCGGCCTCGCGCGCCTCGGCGAGGCGCCGGACCTGTGGACCAGACTGGGCCGGGACGGCTTCGGCGACTTCCTCGCGGAGACGCTCCGCGAGGAGCGAGTCCCCGACACCTACGTCGAGCGCGACCCCGACGCGCCGACGGGCCTCGCGGTCGTCGCGCTCGACGCCGACGGGGACCGGTCGTTCTCGCTGTACCTCGACGGCACCGCAAGCACAGGGCTGGAGCCGGGACGCGTCGGCGACGACGCGCTCGCGGCGGTCGACTGGCTCCACGTCGGCGGCGTCGAGCTCGCCCACGAGCCGGCGCGCTCGGCGGTGTTCGACCTGCTGGAGCGAACGCCCGACGCGGTGACCGTCTCGTTCGACCCGAACGCGCGTCCGTCGCTGTGGCGGGAATTCGACTACGCCGACACGCTCGCGCGGGCGCTCCCGAACGTGGACGTGCTCGTCGCGTCCGCGGAGGACCTCGACCCGGCGGGCTACGAGGGAACCGCCGAGACCGTCGCGTCCGCGGTCGTCGCCGACGGTCCTCACACCGCACTCGTCACCCGCGGCGCAGCGGGGGCGTACGCCCGCGCGACCGCCGACGCGCCGTGGGGCGCCGGCCACGCCGACCACCCCGGATTCGACGCCGGGGTGATCGACACGACCGGCGCGGGCGACGCGTTCACCGCCGGCGCGATCGAGGCGCTCGACGGCGGGGCGTCGCTCTCGGACGCGCTGCGCTTCGCGAACGCCGTCGGCGCACGCGCGACGACCGCCCAGGGGGCGATGGCCGCGCTGCCGAGGTGCGAGGAGGTCGACTCGTTCCTCGACGACCGGTAG
- a CDS encoding uracil-xanthine permease family protein: MPGEDGTDGDEGSLITYGIEDRPPLLQSLGLGFQHYLTMVGANIAVPLILAGAMGMPDQFVPRFVGTFFVVSGIATLAQTTLGNRYPIVQGAPFSMLAPALAIVGVVLANPPGGGIEAWRAALLQLQGAIVVAALFEIAIGYLGLVGRLRRYFSPVVIAPVIVLIGLTLFSAPQVASATQNWPLLLFTFGLIAAFSQFLGDRARAFQLFPVLLGIVVAYAVALALSATGVYAPGAPGYVDLGPVFDAPLAVAIYPLQWGVPQVTTSFVVGMLAGVIASIIESLGDYHAVARLSGVGAPSEKRITHGIGMEGIANVFSGLMGAGGSTSYSENIGAIGLTGVASRYVVQVGAAAMLVVGFFGPFGALIASIPAPVVGGLYVAMFGQIVGVGLSNLKYVDLDSQRNLFVLGVSLFAGLFVPEYFSNVASAAPDGVGGAVFFAQSMAAVPVLGPALGADVVANTVFVIGSTGISVGGIVAFTLDNAIPGSDEERGLADWARTAESDEDFLSAYDRFVRGDDGEARRAE, translated from the coding sequence ATGCCAGGGGAGGACGGCACCGACGGAGACGAGGGATCGCTCATCACCTACGGGATCGAGGACCGGCCGCCGCTGCTCCAGTCGCTGGGGCTCGGGTTCCAGCACTACCTCACGATGGTCGGTGCGAACATCGCCGTCCCGCTGATCCTCGCGGGCGCGATGGGGATGCCCGACCAGTTCGTCCCGCGGTTCGTCGGGACGTTCTTCGTCGTCTCCGGGATCGCGACGCTCGCGCAGACGACGCTCGGCAACCGCTACCCGATCGTGCAGGGCGCGCCCTTTTCGATGCTGGCGCCGGCGCTGGCGATCGTCGGCGTCGTCCTCGCGAACCCGCCCGGCGGCGGGATCGAGGCGTGGCGCGCGGCGCTGTTGCAGTTGCAGGGCGCGATCGTCGTCGCCGCCCTGTTCGAGATCGCGATCGGCTATCTGGGGCTCGTGGGTCGCCTCCGGCGGTACTTCTCCCCGGTCGTTATCGCGCCGGTGATCGTCCTCATCGGGCTGACGCTGTTCTCGGCACCGCAGGTCGCCAGCGCGACGCAGAACTGGCCGCTGCTCCTGTTCACGTTCGGGCTCATCGCCGCCTTCTCGCAGTTCCTCGGCGACCGCGCCCGGGCCTTCCAGCTGTTCCCGGTGCTTCTGGGTATCGTCGTCGCCTACGCCGTCGCGCTCGCGCTGTCGGCGACGGGCGTGTACGCTCCCGGGGCGCCGGGGTACGTCGACCTGGGTCCCGTGTTCGATGCGCCGCTGGCGGTCGCTATCTACCCGCTGCAGTGGGGGGTTCCGCAGGTGACGACGAGCTTCGTCGTCGGGATGCTCGCGGGCGTGATCGCGTCGATCATCGAGTCGCTCGGCGACTACCACGCCGTCGCGCGCCTGTCGGGCGTCGGCGCCCCCTCCGAGAAGCGAATCACCCACGGCATCGGGATGGAGGGGATCGCGAACGTGTTCTCGGGGCTGATGGGCGCGGGCGGTTCCACCTCCTACTCGGAGAACATCGGCGCCATCGGCCTGACGGGCGTCGCCTCCAGGTACGTCGTGCAGGTCGGCGCCGCGGCGATGCTCGTCGTCGGCTTCTTCGGGCCGTTCGGCGCGCTCATCGCCAGCATCCCCGCCCCCGTGGTCGGCGGCCTCTACGTCGCGATGTTCGGGCAGATCGTCGGCGTCGGCCTCTCGAACCTGAAGTACGTCGACCTCGACTCCCAGCGCAACCTCTTCGTGCTCGGCGTCTCGCTGTTCGCCGGGCTGTTCGTGCCGGAGTACTTCTCGAACGTCGCGAGCGCGGCGCCCGACGGCGTCGGCGGCGCCGTCTTCTTCGCACAGAGCATGGCGGCAGTCCCCGTCCTCGGGCCGGCGCTCGGTGCCGACGTCGTCGCGAACACCGTGTTCGTCATCGGCTCCACGGGGATCAGCGTCGGCGGGATCGTCGCGTTCACGCTCGACAACGCGATCCCCGGCAGCGACGAGGAGCGCGGGCTCGCCGACTGGGCGCGCACTGCCGAGTCGGACGAGGACTTCCTGTCGGCGTACGACCGGTTCGTCCGCGGCGACGACGGCGAGGCGAGGCGGGCGGAGTAA
- a CDS encoding M24 family metallopeptidase, whose product MTDANPDASDDAPYARRLDAARERLVAADVDADALVLFPSTNLRYLTGLDEHPSERHFLLFVVPDADPVFLVPELSGEQVRAESAVADVRTWGDDEDPVAAVESVAADLALANDAPHVLVDDTMHARFTQDLRRVLPDATWGLATAALADLRVVKDDAEVAALRRAGEAADAVVRDLREWGEEVVGMTETDLARHVEDRLAANGGVGVSFDTIVGSGPNGAMPHHTHGDRVIEAGDPVVLDFGTRVDGYPSDQTRTLVFGNESPPAGFREVHRAVREAQEAAVEAVEPGATTGEIDAAAREVIAEAGYGDEFVHRTGHGVGLDVHEEPYVVAGGERELVPGMVFSVEPGVYLSGEFGVRIEDLVVVTDDGCVRLNRTDRDWRTD is encoded by the coding sequence ATGACCGACGCCAACCCCGACGCGTCCGACGACGCGCCGTACGCCCGTCGACTCGACGCCGCGCGGGAACGCCTCGTCGCCGCCGACGTCGACGCCGACGCGCTCGTCTTGTTCCCGAGCACGAATCTGCGGTACCTCACCGGGCTCGATGAACACCCGAGCGAACGCCACTTCCTGCTGTTCGTCGTGCCCGACGCCGACCCGGTGTTCCTCGTCCCGGAACTGTCCGGCGAGCAGGTGCGCGCCGAGTCGGCCGTGGCGGACGTGCGCACGTGGGGCGACGACGAGGACCCCGTCGCGGCGGTCGAGTCCGTCGCGGCCGACCTCGCGCTCGCGAACGACGCGCCGCACGTCCTCGTCGACGACACGATGCACGCGCGCTTCACCCAGGATCTCCGGCGGGTGCTTCCCGACGCGACGTGGGGGCTCGCGACGGCCGCCCTCGCGGACCTGCGCGTGGTCAAGGACGACGCCGAGGTCGCCGCGCTCCGCCGCGCCGGCGAGGCGGCCGACGCCGTCGTGCGCGACCTCCGCGAGTGGGGCGAGGAGGTCGTGGGGATGACCGAAACGGACCTCGCCCGCCACGTCGAGGACCGCCTCGCGGCCAACGGCGGGGTCGGCGTCTCCTTCGACACGATCGTCGGCTCGGGGCCGAACGGCGCGATGCCCCATCACACCCACGGCGACCGCGTGATCGAGGCGGGCGACCCGGTCGTCCTCGACTTCGGCACCCGCGTCGACGGCTACCCCTCCGACCAGACCCGGACGCTCGTGTTCGGCAACGAGTCGCCGCCGGCGGGCTTCCGGGAGGTCCACCGCGCCGTCCGCGAGGCGCAGGAGGCCGCCGTCGAGGCGGTCGAGCCGGGCGCCACGACCGGCGAGATCGACGCCGCCGCCCGCGAGGTCATCGCGGAGGCGGGCTACGGCGACGAGTTCGTCCATCGCACGGGCCACGGCGTCGGCCTCGACGTTCACGAGGAGCCGTACGTCGTCGCCGGCGGCGAGCGCGAACTGGTGCCGGGAATGGTGTTCAGCGTCGAACCCGGCGTCTACCTGTCCGGCGAGTTCGGCGTCCGGATTGAGGACCTGGTGGTCGTCACCGACGACGGCTGCGTCCGCCTGAACCGGACTGACCGCGACTGGCGAACCGACTGA